The following proteins are co-located in the Phyllostomus discolor isolate MPI-MPIP mPhyDis1 chromosome 1, mPhyDis1.pri.v3, whole genome shotgun sequence genome:
- the LOC114492151 gene encoding LOW QUALITY PROTEIN: acyl-coenzyme A thioesterase 1-like (The sequence of the model RefSeq protein was modified relative to this genomic sequence to represent the inferred CDS: deleted 1 base in 1 codon; substituted 1 base at 1 genomic stop codon), with protein MQAELQLPSSSRLYRRLVHRLILFPLSLCRVKGPGAGLLGISKGGDLCLSMALFLKGITAAVIINGSAVNVVGDLHYRGETLPAMGVHLYRIKVTKDSLADILDILNNPLEESDQKCLIPVERAESAFLFLLGQDDRNWRSEFYANEASKHLQAHGREKPQIICYPAVGHFIEPPYFPLCLASLHTLVGRPVIWGGELRAHAMAQVDAWKQLXIFSHKHLGGEKGLIPPKL; from the exons ATGCAGGCTGAGCTCCAACTGCCTTCCAGTTCTAGGCTCTACCGTAGGCTGGTTCACAGACTCATTCTTTTCCCTCTGTCCTTATGTCGGGTAAAGGGCCCAGGAGCCGGTCTGCTTGGGATTTCCAAAGGAGGTGATCTCTGCCTCTCCATGGCCTTATTCCTGAAGGGCATCACTGCCGCCGTCATAATCAATGGCTCAGCAGTCAATGTTGTAGGAGACTTACACTACAGGGGCGAGACCCTGCCCGCTATGGGTGTACACTTATATCGAATCAAGGTGACCAAAGACAGCCTTGCAGACATTTTGGATATCCTGAACAACCCTTTGGAAGAATCTGACCAGAAGTGCCTCATTCCTGTGGAAAGGGCTGAGAGTGCCTTCCTGTTCCTTCTAGGTCAGGATGACCGCAACTGGAGGAGTGAATTTTATGCTAATGAGGCCTCTAAACACCTGCAGGCCCATGGTAGGGAGAAGCCCCAGATCATCTGTTACCCTGCAGTGGGACATTTCATTGAG CCTCCTTACTTTCCCTTGTGCCTGGCTTCCCTGCACACCTTGGTGGGCAGACCTGTCATCtggggaggggagctgagggCTCATGCCATGGCCCAGGTGGATGCTTGGAAGCAGCTTTAGATTTTCTCCCACAAACACCTGGGTGGGGAAAAGGGGCTAATCCCACCAAAACTGTAA
- the LOC114493134 gene encoding peroxisomal succinyl-coenzyme A thioesterase-like codes for MAATLTLYPSSRCRWDQPVRIVVRGLAQRQPVTLRSSLRDEKGTLFRAHARYCADAGGELDLMRVPALGGSFAGLEPMGLLWALEPEKPFWKFQKLDVQTPCFVELEVLDGHEPEGGRLLGRAVHQRDFLAPGVRREPVRAGRVRATLFLPPGPGPFPGIIDLFGLGGGLLEYRASLLAGNGFATLALAYCDFEDLPNAFGNINLDYFEEALCYMLQHPEVRGPGIGLLGISAGADICLSMASFLKNISATVSINGSGFSTNRAICYKETHVPPLGYDVRKSKIVFSGILGIVDVLNDPVGKCENPCMIPIEKAQGPILFIVGQDDRHWRSELLAQIASERLQAHGKEKPQIISYPGTGHYIEPPYFPMCPASPHTIMKKPVMWGGEPRAHSRAQVDAWKHILTFFYTHLVGTHKGPSPKL; via the exons ATGGCGGCGACCCTGACGCTGTACCCAAGCAGCCGCTGCCGTTGGGACCAGCCCGTACGCATCGTCGTGCGCGGCCTGGCTCAGAGGCAGCCGGTCACACTGCGCTCGTCCCTGCGTGACGAGAAAGGCACGCTCTTCCGGGCCCACGCGCGCTACTGCGCTGATGCTGGCGGCGAGCTGGACCTGATGCGCGTGCCAGCCCTAGGCGGCAGCTTCGCGGGGCTCGAACCCATGGGGCTCCTCTGGGCCCTGGAGCCCGAGAAGCCTTTTTGGAAGTTTCAGAAGCTGGACGTGCAAACGCCCTGCTTCGTGGAGCTGGAGGTGCTCGACGGCCACGAGCCCGAGGGAGGGCGTCTCCTGGGCCGGGCGGTGCACCAGCGAGACTTCCTTGCACCCGGGGTGCGGCGGGAGCCGGTGCGAGCGGGCCGGGTGCGCGCCACGCTCTTCTTGCCGCCTG GACCTGGACCTTTCCCCGGAATCATTGATCTCTTTGGTCTTGGAGGGGGCCTGTTGGAATATCGAGCAAGCCTTCTGGCTGGCAATGGCTTTGCCACATTGGCTCTAGCTTATTGTGACTTTGAAGATCTCCCCAATGCATTCGGCAACATAAATCTGGACTACTTTGAAGAAGCCCTGTGCTACATGCTTCAACACCCCGAG gTAAGGGGCCCCGGTATTGGCCTTCTGGGCATTTCTGCAGGGGCTGATATCTGTCTCTCCATGGCCTCATTTTTGAAGAACATCTCAGCTacagtgtccatcaatggatctGGGTTTAGTACAAACAGAGCCATATGCTACAAGGAGACTCATGTCCCACCGCTGGGCTACGACGTGAGGAAAAGCAAGATAGTTTTCTCAGGCATCCTGGGCATTGTGGATGTGCTGAATGATCCTGTAGGAAAGTGTGAAAACCCCTGCATGATTCCAATAGAGAAGGCTCAGGGACCGATCCTCTTCATCGTTGGTCAGGATGACCGTCACTGGAGGAGTGAGTTATTGGCCCAGATAGCCTCTGAACGGTTACAGGCCCATGGAAAGGAAAAACCCCAGATCATCTCTTACCCTGGGACTGGGCATTACATTGAGCCTCCTTACTTCCCCATGTGCCCAGCTTCCCCGCACACAATAATGAAAAAGCCTGTGATGTGGGGTGGGGAGCCCAGGGCTCATTCTAGGGCCCAGGTAGATGCTTGGAAGCATATTCTGACCTTCTTCTATACACATCTTGTAGGTACCCACAAGGGACCTTCTCCCAAGTTGTAG